The Dehalobacter sp. genome window below encodes:
- a CDS encoding HAMP domain-containing histidine kinase, which translates to MLNKIKESLQKRISLQITLIYTLVILCTVLTLYFIIPFVFNYPPGSINTSFDVDVSYISYNTQFIIITFLIIIPGFIFFKLSLSNIDQWAYLVANDSEESRLKLQKIRKKCINMPYIIYFGQIIVSLIVLFIILFVTGSHPLTLIYRIVILVFSFATLAALFSFIFSKRMFTNVLLNTSVNNELQGINLSIRKKIVLHVLPTIIIAILFTSLVGYSRLITEKGDLIYKMYSEQLKTNVTMETYDEKKAIEALNHIILLNKDHDSRFIITPEGNYISLDNKNASNFFIKYAIEVSSNYDGRIYEDYTVESQGTSVSVPGPDGDYIIGIKYDISSYNTIIYFSVSFILLFMINFIVLNYFSRSLGEDVSRVAKNLSDISHGVNVDLDQKLAITSNDEIGDLIIAFNKIQEKEKANIESMKENQAIILEQERLASLGQLIGGIAHNLKTPIMSIAGGIEALKDLTNEYRESIEDQAVSPADHYEIAKEMQEWLDKMKPYCSYMTDIISAVKGQAVQMNYAGSDKFTVEDLVKRIDVLMKHELKKYHCKLKPDFQIDLQTEIRGELNSLVQVFDNLIINAMHAYEGQTGEIGFSIYKEKHNLKFALSDHGKGIPEEVQKRLFKEMFTTKGKNGTGLGLYMSYSTIKGRFSGNMKFESQEGVGTTFYITIPYLSAHVQEANDETFN; encoded by the coding sequence ATGTTAAACAAGATAAAAGAGTCTTTACAAAAAAGAATAAGTCTGCAGATAACGCTTATCTATACACTTGTTATTCTTTGTACGGTACTCACGTTATATTTCATCATTCCATTTGTATTCAACTATCCGCCAGGGTCCATCAACACCAGCTTTGATGTTGATGTATCCTATATTTCCTACAATACCCAGTTCATTATCATTACGTTCTTAATCATTATTCCAGGCTTTATATTTTTTAAATTGTCACTTTCCAATATTGATCAGTGGGCTTATTTAGTAGCAAATGATTCTGAGGAGTCGCGTCTGAAGCTGCAGAAAATCAGGAAAAAATGTATCAACATGCCCTATATCATTTATTTCGGGCAAATCATCGTATCGCTCATTGTCTTGTTTATCATTCTATTTGTCACAGGCAGTCACCCGTTAACCCTGATCTACAGAATTGTCATCCTGGTATTTTCTTTTGCAACGCTGGCAGCACTTTTTTCCTTTATTTTCTCCAAAAGAATGTTTACCAATGTCCTATTAAATACTTCTGTCAATAATGAGCTTCAAGGAATTAATCTAAGCATTCGAAAAAAAATTGTGCTTCACGTCTTGCCAACAATTATTATCGCGATTTTATTTACATCTCTAGTTGGCTATTCCAGACTGATTACCGAAAAAGGCGATCTTATTTATAAAATGTATTCAGAGCAGCTAAAAACGAATGTCACCATGGAGACTTATGACGAAAAAAAGGCAATAGAGGCTTTAAATCACATTATCTTGTTAAATAAAGACCATGATTCGAGGTTTATTATTACACCAGAGGGAAATTATATTTCTCTTGATAATAAAAATGCAAGTAATTTCTTTATTAAATATGCCATTGAAGTATCCAGCAACTACGACGGAAGAATTTACGAAGACTATACAGTCGAATCTCAGGGAACATCCGTAAGCGTTCCAGGTCCTGACGGCGATTATATTATTGGTATTAAATATGATATTTCTTCCTATAATACAATTATTTATTTTTCTGTAAGCTTCATCCTGCTGTTCATGATCAACTTTATCGTCTTAAACTACTTCTCCAGGTCCCTTGGTGAAGACGTTTCGAGGGTTGCCAAAAATCTCTCCGACATATCGCATGGCGTTAACGTTGATCTTGATCAGAAATTGGCGATCACCTCCAATGATGAAATTGGAGATCTGATTATTGCCTTTAATAAAATCCAGGAAAAAGAAAAAGCGAATATTGAATCGATGAAAGAAAACCAGGCCATCATTCTGGAGCAGGAGAGGCTGGCTTCGCTTGGCCAGCTGATCGGCGGAATTGCCCATAACCTGAAAACACCGATCATGTCGATTGCCGGAGGTATCGAAGCACTCAAAGATTTGACGAATGAGTACAGGGAATCTATTGAAGATCAAGCTGTATCACCTGCCGATCATTATGAGATTGCGAAAGAGATGCAGGAATGGCTCGATAAGATGAAGCCGTACTGTTCCTATATGACAGACATTATCAGTGCAGTTAAAGGCCAGGCAGTACAGATGAACTACGCCGGCTCAGATAAGTTCACCGTGGAAGATCTGGTTAAAAGAATTGATGTTTTGATGAAGCATGAGCTGAAAAAATACCACTGCAAGCTTAAACCTGATTTTCAAATTGATCTGCAGACAGAAATACGAGGAGAACTGAACAGCCTGGTACAAGTATTTGACAATCTGATCATCAACGCAATGCATGCCTATGAAGGACAAACCGGAGAAATCGGTTTCAGCATTTACAAAGAAAAACATAACCTCAAATTTGCTTTAAGCGATCATGGTAAGGGTATTCCTGAGGAAGTGCAGAAAAGACTGTTCAAGGAAATGTTTACGACCAAAGGTAAAAATGGAACAGGTCTTGGATTATACATGTCGTATTCTACAATTAAAGGACGATTTTCGGGCAATATGAAGTTTGAATCGCAGGAAGGCGTTGGCACTACATTCTATATCACGATTCCTTATCTATCCGCACACGTACAGGAGGCTAACGATGAGACGTTCAACTAA